One genomic segment of Ricinus communis isolate WT05 ecotype wild-type chromosome 3, ASM1957865v1, whole genome shotgun sequence includes these proteins:
- the LOC8272565 gene encoding uncharacterized protein LOC8272565: MAGSKHVSDENVKAPNIFERAKEEIQAVIHTTGKLHLHHKETHGSSDIDENTPLDAVRAPNVFERAKEEIEALIQTIHTHKDSENHEKRDQSVKLEAENDGVKPSVSLIERAKEEIETIIHHDKTPHHYKETYGRNDDIEETPIDEIKGPGMFQRAKEEIEAIVEAIHPKKETSGFDSSSPLRKEEDGGLGASIGRGLEKVCSPDKEGGLGASIGKGLEKVCSPWGSKKD, encoded by the exons ATGGCTGGATCGAAACATGTTTCGg ATGAAAATGTGAAAGCACCTAATATATTTGAAAGAGCAAAGGAGGAGATTCAGGCAGTGATTCACACTACTGGAAAATTGCATCTTCATCATAAGGAAACTCATGGGAGCAGCGATATTGACGAAAATACTCCACTAGATGCTGTCAGAGCTCCTAATGTTTTTGAGAGAGCAAAGGAAGAGATTGAAGCTTTGATACAAACCATCCACACCCATAAAGATTCTGAAAATCATGAGAAAAG AGATCAATCGGTGAAGTTGGAGGCAGAGAATGATGGTGTCAAGCCATCAGTAAGTTTAATCGAAAGAGCCAAGGAAGAGATTGAAACAATCATTCATCATGACAAGACACCTCATCATTACAAAGAAACTTATGGAAGGAATGATGATATTGAGGAGACtccaattgatgaaatcaaaggTCCAGGTATGTTCCAACGAGCTAAAGAGGAAATTGAAGCAATTGTGGAAGCCATCCATCCTAAGAAGGAAACCAGTGGTTTTGATTCTTCTTCACCTTTgagaaaggaagaagatgGTGGATTGGGAGCATCAATTGGAAGAGGGTTGGAGAAAGTATGTTCACCAGATAAAGAAGGTGGACTTGGAGCTTCTATTGGAAAAGGGCTAGAAAAGGTTTGCTCCCCATGGGGCTCTAAGAAAGATTAG
- the LOC8272564 gene encoding BTB/POZ domain and ankyrin repeat-containing protein NPR1, with protein MDYRIGFSDSNEISNGSSSCCIETLSNPNPPIPNPEISALQQLSRSLESIIESLDFDFYADAKITISASNREVPVHRCILSARSPFFKAMFSGSLGKEKGAVKYELKELTKDYDVGFDSLVAVLGYLYSGKVRPLPKGVCVCVDEDCSHVACRPAVDFMVEVLYASFTFQVPELVALYQRHLLDILDKVAIDDILVVLSVANTCGKACERLFTRCIEIIVKSDADIVTLDKALPQHIVKQITDSRSELGLDTPESTGYPDKHVKRIHRALDSDDVELVRMLLKEAHTNLDDAHALHYAVAYCDAKTTTELLDLGIADVNCRNSRGYTVLHVAAMRKEPRIIVSLLTKGARPSDLTSDGRKALQISKQLTRAADYYKSTEEGKASPKERLCIEILEQAERRDPLHVEASLSLAMAGDDLRMKLLYLENRVGLAKLLFPMEAKVAMDIAQVDGTYEFPLTNIETKALSGAQRTTVDLNEAPFRIQEEHLNRMKALSRTVELGKRFFPRCSEVLNRIMDADDLSQLAYLGKDTVEERHQKKQRYMELQDLLSKAFNEDKQEFDKSNISSSSSSKSIGMVKSNGKLRNRNGRA; from the exons ATGGATTATAGGATTGGTTTCTCTGATTCAAACGAAATTAGTAATGGAAGCAGCAGTTGCTGTATAGAAACCCTTTCAAATCCAAATCCACCAATTCCAAATccagaaatttcagctctCCAACAGCTCTCGAGAAGCCTTGAGTCCATCATTGAATCATTAGATTTTGACTTCTATGCTGATGCCAAAATTACAATCTCTGCCTCTAATAGAGAGGTCCCTGTTCACCGGTGCATTTTATCAGCGAGAAGTCCTTTCTTTAAGGCTATGTTTTCAGGTTCTCTGGGTAAAGAGAAAGGTGCTGTCAAGTATGAACTGAAGGAGTTGACCAAGGATTATGATGTTGGGTTTGATTCTCTGGTGGCCGTTTTGGGTTATTTGTATAGTGGAAAAGTGAGGCCTTTGCCTAAAGGTGTTTGTGTTTGTGTTGATGAAGATTGCTCCCATGTTGCTTGTAGGCCTGCTGTTGATTTCATGGTTGAGGTGCTATATGCATCTTTTACTTTTCAGGTGCCTGAGCTAGTGGCTCTCTATCAA AGGCATCTTCTAGACATTCTTGACAAGGTTGCAATTGATGACATCCTGGTGGTTCTATCTGTTGCAAATACGTGTGGTAAAGCTTGTGAGAGATTATTCACAAGATGTATCGAGATCATTGTGAAATCTGATGCTGATATTGTAACTCTGGATAAGGCCTTACCCCAACACATTGTAAAGCAAATTACAGATTCTCGCTCAGAGCTTGGTTTGGACACACCTGAAAGCACAGGTTATCCTGATAAACATGTAAAGAGAATACATCGAGCGTTGGACTCGGATGATGTAGAATTAGTTAGGATGCTGCTGAAAGAGGCACATACCAATCTGGATGATGCACATGCACTACATTATGCTGTTGCATATTGTGATGCAAAGACGACAACGGAGCTTCTTGATCTTGGAATTGCTGATGTCAACTGCAGAAACTCAAGGGGCTACACTGTGCTTCATGTTGCCGCAATGAGGAAAGAGCCTAGGATTATTGTATCACTCTTGACAAAGGGAGCTCGGCCGTCAGATCTCACTTCAGATGGTCGAAAAGCACTTCAAATCTCGAAGCAACTTACTAGAGCTGCAGATTACTATAAGTCCACTGAGGAAGGAAAAGCTTCTCCCAAGGAAAGATTATGCATAGAGATCTTGGAGCAAGCAGAAAGAAGAGATCCATTACATGTAGAGGCTTCTCTTTCTCTTGCTATGGCTGGTGATGACCTGCGAATGAAATTGTTATACCTTGAAAATAGAG TTGGACTGGCAAAACTTCTATTCCCTATGGAAGCGAAAGTTGCAATGGATATTGCTCAAGTGGATGGTACATATGAATTTCCACTCACTAACATTGAGACTAAGGCTTTGTCTGGTGCTCAAAGGACAACTGTGGACTTGAACGAGGCACCTTTCAGGATTCAAGAGGAGCATCTGAACAGGATGAAAGCACTGTCTAGAACTG TGGAACTTGGTAAACGCTTTTTCCCTCGGTGTTCAGAGGTACTGAACCGGATCATGGATGCAGACGACTTATCACAGCTCGCGTACTTAGGAAAAGATACTGTAGAAGAACGACACCAGAAGAAACAAAGATATATGGAACTCCAGGACCTTCTGAGTAAGGCATTTAATGAGGATAAACAAGAGTTTGATAAGTCTAACATTTCATCCTCTTCGTCTTCGAAATCAATAGGGATGGTGAAATCTAATGGTAAGCTCCGTAATAGGAATGGAAGGGCTTAA
- the LOC8272563 gene encoding heat stress transcription factor A-2, with protein sequence MVAPDTSSCGGGGDFSPTFSATFLPIPLQESTEPIVEKDDKFVQPRESNVEKDDKFVESVIAIKKEVMPLVPDDSSSRVVAIKEEEEEEEEDEVGKEEKDTGDFRDSVTNNNNGSSSSSSSVDLPKPMEGLHENGPPPFLKKTFEMVEDPDTDCTVSWSENRGSFIVWDAHEFSKHLLPKYFKHCNFSSFIRQLNTYGFRKIDPDRWEFANEGFQGGKKHLLKNIKRRSRHSRPQQGAASIDADSAKPGLEAELENLKNDHDLLRVEILKLKQQREDSDNQLSIVEQRIRYAETKQLQMFIFFAKATKNRSFIQNLIHKKKQQRELDGSEFVKKRRLVPDQTQTQVPESPNAVDASQSVICRNQAQKHLATMQTELTEMLKENTETNPMSKLLEAPLTDGFCVEDHKANVMCSNGQDSVYHLMSETLLDDNVISEDSVDEDSVVNDSTFYLELEDLIGKPRTWGGYVTHELVEHAGCM encoded by the exons ATGGTTGCTCCTGATACTAGTTCCTGCGGTGGCGGTGGAGATTTTTCTCCGACGTTCTCTGCAACTTTCTTGCCAATACCTCTTCAAGAATCAACAGAACCAATTGTAGAGAAGGATGATAAATTCGTACAGCCAAGAGAATCAAATGTAGAGAAAGATGATAAATTTGTAGAATCTGTTATTGCTATTAAAAAAGAGGTAATGCCGCTTGTGCCCGATGATTCGTCTTCAAGAGTAGTCGcaatcaaagaagaagaagaagaggaggaggaggatgaggtggggaaagaagaaaaagatactGGTGATTTTCGTGACAGtgttactaataataacaatgggtcatcttcttcttcttcttcagtcGATTTGCCTAAACCTATGGAGGGTTTACATGAGAATGGCCCACCACCGTTTCTAAAGAAGACTTTTGAGATGGTGGAGGATCCTGATACTGATTGCACTGTTTCTTGGAGTGAAAATCGTGGAAGTTTTATTGTCTGGGATGCTCATGAATTTTCTAAACATCTTCTTCCTAAATATTTCAAGCACTGTAATTTCTCTAGCTTCATTCGCCAGCTCAACACCTAT GGATTTAGAAAGATTGATCCTGATAGATGGGAATTCGCAAATGAAGGATTTCAAGGAGGGAAGAAGCATTTGCTCAAAAATATCAAGAGAAGAAGTAGGCACAGCAGGCCACAACAAGGAGCAGCAAGTATTGATGCTGATTCTGCAAAACCTGGTTTGGAAGCTGAACttgaaaatttgaagaatgatCACGATTTACTGAGGGTTGAAATTCTCAAACTCAAACAGCAACGAGAAGATTCCGATAATCAACTTAGCATTGTTGAACAACGCATTCGATATGCAGAGACCAAACAATTGCAGATGTTCATTTTCTTTGCCAAAGCAACTAAAAACCGCAgctttattcaaaatttaatccacaagAAAAAGCAACAAAGAGAACTAGATGGGAGTGAGtttgtaaagaaaagaagactGGTTCCAGATCAAACCCAAACCCAAGTCCCAGAAAGCCCCAATGCAGTAGATGCAAGCCAAAGTGTCATCTGCAGAAATCAAGCTCAGAAACACTTGGCAACAATGCAAACGGAACTTACTGAGATGCTAAAAGAGAACACAGAGACCAACCCAATGTCAAAACTATTGGAGGCTCCTTTGACTGATGGTTTCTGCGTTGAAGATCATAAGGCCAATGTTATGTGTTCAAATGGACAGGATTCTGTTTATCATCTAATGTCAGAGACATTACTTGATGACAATGTAATTTCCGAGGATTCAGTTGATGAAGATTCAGTTGTGAATGACTCAACGTTCTACCTTGAATTGGAGGATTTGATTGGAAAGCCACGAACTTGGGGTGGATATGTAACTCATGAGCTGGTAGAGCATGCAGGCTGTATGTGA